In Lepus europaeus isolate LE1 chromosome 22, mLepTim1.pri, whole genome shotgun sequence, the following are encoded in one genomic region:
- the BAG5 gene encoding BAG family molecular chaperone regulator 5, protein MDMGNQHPAISRLQEIQREVKGLEQQVLGFSGLADDKAYRRLERTLTRQLFEIDSVDTEGKGDIQQARKRAAQETERLLKELEQNASHPRRLEIRNLFHEAQALAQEKIVPLYGGGGCAVDGLEESIQDIVLRLTHVKTGGKVSLRRARYRALSRVCAVQEILEGCLRKQPSLPLSEDAHPSVARINAVMCTVNKARGTVIALLMGVCADETCRHLSCVLSGLLADLDALDVAGHTDIRNYRREVVEDINKLLKYLDLEEEADTTHAFDLGQNQSILKIEKVLKRMREVKDELLRAQSPAELYLSSKTELQGLIGQLDEVSLEKNPCIREARRRAVIEVQTLVTYVDLKEALEKRKLFVGAEHPSHQAVWSVLGNLSEIQGEVLAFDGNRADKNYIRLEELLTKQLLALDAVDPQGEEKCKAARKQAVKLAQNILSYLDLKSDEWEY, encoded by the coding sequence ATGGACATGGGAAACCAGCACCCGGCCATCAGCAGGCTGCAGGAGATCCAGAGGGAGGTGAAGGGCTTGGAGCAGCAGGTGCTCGGCTTCAGCGGGCTGGCGGACGACAAGGCCTACCGCCGGCTGGAGCGGACGCTGACCCGGCAGCTGTTCGAGATAGACTCCGTGGACACCGAGGGCAAGGGCGACATCCAGCAGGCCCGGAAGCGGGCGGCGCAGGAGACGGAGCGGCTGCtcaaggagctggagcagaacgCCAGCCACCCGCGCCGCCTGGAGATCCGGAACCTGTTCCACGAGGCGCAGGCCCTGGCGCAGGAGAAGATCGTGCCCTTGTACGGCGGGGGCGGCTGCGCCGTGGACGGGCTGGAGGAGAGCATCCAGGACATCGTGCTGCGGCTGACGCACGTCAAGACCGGCGGCAAGGTCTCGCTGCGGAGAGCCCGCTACCGCGCGCTGAGCAGGGTGTGCGCCGTGCAGGAGATCCTGGAGGGCTGCCTGCGGAAGCAGCCCTCGCTGCCGCTCTCCGAGGACGCGCACCCGTCCGTCGCCAGGATCAACGCCGTGATGTGCACGGTGAACAAGGCCCGCGGCACGGTGATCGCGCTGCTGATGGGCGTGTGCGCCGACGAGACCTGCCGGCACCTGTCCTGCGTGCTCTCGGGGCTGCTGGCCGACCTGGACGCACTGGACGTGGCCGGGCACACGGACATCAGGAACTACCGCAGGGAGGTGGTGGAGGACATCAACAAGCTGCTCAAGTACCTGGacctggaggaggaagcagacACGACCCACGCCTTCGACCTGGGGCAGAACCAGTCCATCCTCAAGATAGAGAAGGTGCTCAAGAGGATGAGGGAGGTCAAGGACGAGCTTCTGCGCGCGCAGAGCCCCGCCGAGCTGTACCTGAGCTCCAAGACGGAGCTGCAGGGCCTCATCGGACAGCTGGACGAGGTGAGCCTGGAGAAGAACCCCTGCATCCGGGAGGCGCGGAGACGGGCGGTGATCGAGGTGCAGACGCTGGTCACCTACGTGGACCTGAAGGAGGCGCTGGAGAAGAGGAAGCTGTTCGTGGGCGCGGAGCACCCGTCCCACCAGGCCGTCTGGAGCGTCCTCGGGAACCTGTCGGAGATCCAGGGCGAGGTCCTGGCCTTCGACGGCAACCGGGCCGACAAGAACTACATCCGGCTGGAGGAGCTGCTCACCAAGCAGCTGCTGGCCCTGGACGCGGTCGACCCGCAGGGCGAGGAGAAGTGCAAGGCCGCGCGGAAGCAGGCGGTGAAGCTGGCCCAGAACATCCTCAGCTACCTGGACCTCAAGTCGGACGAGTGGGAGTACTGA
- the LOC133751210 gene encoding gametogenetin-like, which produces MQLLGPRGWQQGELAWGGPGQLPALSEQGSLAQGKSTGRRGSLACPSPWGLGSQCSSEHISGRVGHSWAGPGSWTLPTTSRASLISKAAWATCGGPHWGDRQVGPPNASSRSATQVPPTPSSTAKARGCQESGTGGGGRAPAQARPPFLEAADPWPRAWQSPSLATPTPCPRFQLSAVIRPRTALGKMATMARVGPGQSQEPRTPSASPTWVAGPQALAPPSAAFPGGSAGSWVGVEQPGLHLTLTWVLVSGRGLTPCTAPAPPKYSFQPNLGLAKPARLERRSLLHHGAHVGAESRQTTQVLAGRGRKQKREVGATTECTECRQTADRSGPGRAGTRAGPEVAGAPGGAEPEPSSRLCQGAGHRCRNSTL; this is translated from the exons ATGCAGTTGCTAGGTCCCAGGGGGTGGCAGCAGGGGGAGCTGGCATGGGGTGGGCCTGGCCAGCTACCGGCCCTGTCTGAACagggcagcctggcccagggaaAGTCCACAGGGAGACGGGGGTCTCTAGCTTGCCCTTCCCCCTGGGGTCTGGGCAGCCAGTGCAGCTCTGAGCACATCTCGGGGAGGGTCGGCCACAGCTGGGCAGGGCCCGGAAGCTGGACGCTGCCCACCACATCCCGTGCAAGCCTCATCAGCAAAGCGGCATGGGCCACATGTGGGGGCCCTCACTGGGGAGACAGGCAGGTGGGGCCCCCAAACGCATCCTCTCGTTCAGCTACACAAGTGCCCCCAACACCGTCCTccacagccaaagccaggggctgccaggagtcagggaccgggggtggagggagggcccCGGCACAGGCCCGTCCGCCCTTCCTGGAGGCTGCTGACCCCTGGCCTCGGGCCTGGCAGTCACCGTCCCTCGCCACGCCGACGCCCTGCCCTCGGTTCCAGCTCTCAGCAGTCATCAGACCCAGGACAGCCCTGGGCAAG atggccacaatggctagggtcggtccaggccaaagccaggagcctagaactccatcagcgtctcccacatgggtggcagggccccaagcgctTGCACcgccctccgctgccttcccaggcggatcagcagggagctgggttggagtggagcagccgggactccacctgacactcacatgggttTTGGtgtcaggcagaggcttaaccccctgcacagcgccagcccctccaaagTATTCTTTTCAACCGAATCTCGGCCTGGCTAAGCCCGCACGCCTGGAGAGGCGGTCTTTGCTCCACCACGGGGCTCACGTGGGAGCTGAAAGCAGGCAGACGACACAAGTACTCGCAGGAAGAGGCcggaaacagaaaagagaagttGGTGCCACCACGGAATGCACTGAGTGCCGACAAACGGCTGACCGAAGTGGACCTGGCCGTGCAGGCACCAGAGCTGGACCGGAGGTTGCCGGGGCCCCAGGTGGGGCCGAACCCGAGCCCTCCTCACGGCTCTGCCAAGGGGCGGGGCACAGGTGCCGCAACAGCACTCTGTAA